A segment of the Heptranchias perlo isolate sHepPer1 unplaced genomic scaffold, sHepPer1.hap1 HAP1_SCAFFOLD_181, whole genome shotgun sequence genome:
acaagatggccgccgtaccgACCGCCACTTCGTCCAAAATGCCGCCATTTTGGCCGTatgtatatctatatatattataaacacaagttgttgctgttgtagttgttgtggtggtggtggtctaaatataaacacTGCCACTCTGCGATCCCTCCGGGGTGATTggctgcactgtgggatccctgggtgcaatcTCTAAAACACTGGGGTGATTGGGTTCACTCCGCAGATACTGTgatatcactggggacactctgcgtgATACTTGCccacattttgtccaagatggccgccgtacttgccgcaATTTTGTGCAAGATGACCACcggacttgccgccattttgtccaagattgctGCCGTGCTGGCCATGagtaaatacatatatatatatattgtgaatagaagttattgttgttgtagtagcAGTTATTGTGGTGGTGGCCTAAATATAAAGAGTGCCAATCTGGATTATTCTGGGGTGCCCATTGCCTCCTTGAGAGGGGACCGGCCGAGGCCTCCTCCCACAAAGGGAACAGACCGAGGCCTCCCCCAGAGGGGACCGACCGAGGCCTCCTCCACAGGCTGCAACCAAACAGGGCCCACGTgagttcggtctgtttattgccctggggtttaatttcctctctgggctctggttttggggcctcggtttaatatgttCCCATTCGATTGTGACCGTTCTGATGTCACCAGGTtaaagcctggggttaaagtagcccggcctgcaatgttaaacaaacacgttaacccagtgtgagacaaacaggggccgagaggagattaacgtcgggaacatgaactgctgaacgggcttcgagggtttgttacaatttcaaaatgatgcttgtgtttcggggagatggCACAACTTTGAGGGGACAGAGCGGCCATTTGCGGGATTTTGATGGAGCaaataaggacaaactgtttccagtggcagggggccggtaaccaggggacacacattcaaaataattggcaaaaatgccagaggtgacatgaggaaggattatttttacgcagcgagatgttatgttctggaatttactgcctgaaagggtgttggatgcagattcaatagtaactttcaaaaggaaattgaataaatacttgaaaaggaacacaTTGTTCGGTTTGAGGAAAGGAGTGGAACCAActgcaaagagcctgcacaggctcgAAGGTCCGAATGGATTGCTTCAGGGAAATATCATTCTGTGATATTGCTGGCTGGttcttggcagccattttgcaaaagCTGCATGGCAGTCATTTTGCGTTGCATTGCGGCCATTTTAAGTCGCATGTCAGGCGGCCATTTTGTGGAGCCCCAGCTGAGCTCCACACAATTTGTGTAAATTGCAtatccagacccccccccccacaccgcgtAAGACCCACCCGGTGAATAGACCGACCGGCCATATCTATGGTACCAGTTGGAGGATGTGTGACGTAGTTTCCaggaacctttattcaatattttaaaatacgaaaaccagtaattttattttaaataatgaggGGGGCAGGCCGGAGCTGAAGTAAAcggtggagttttattaacacagcatatggacaacaacttacatttatatagcgcctttatattagcaaaacatcccaaggttcttcacatGAGCAATCAGACATAAtttgccacataaggaaatattaggacaggtggtcaaaaggctggtcaaagagggaggtcttAAGGAGCATAGTAAattaggagagagaggcggagaggtggaaaggtttagggatagaattccagagctttgggcctcggcagctgaccACGCGGTGCTCAGGGACACGTTCCAGATTCTGACTCATCACTGGGAGAGGCACCCAGGAGTACCGAATCCaattatcagtgtcccactgcagcccagactgagtcccaccctgggcctttcctgtctgtacattgacccagtgtcccactgcagcccagactgtgtcccaccctgggcccttcctgtctacattgacccagtgccccaccgcagcccagactgagccctaccctgggcccttcctgtctgtacattgacccagtgtcccactgcagcccagactgagcctcaccgtgggcccttcctgtctctacattgacccagtgccccactgcagcccagactgagccccaccctgggcccttcctgtctgtacattgatccagtgtcccactgcagcccagactgagccccaccctgggcccttcctgtctgtacattgatccagtgtcccactgcagcccagactgagccccaccctgggcccttcctgtctgtacattgacccagtgtcccactgcagcccagactgagccccaccctgggcccttcctgtctgtacattgacccagtgtcccactgcagcccagactgagccccaccctgggcccttcctgtctgtacattgacccagtgtcccactgcagcccagactgagccccaccctgggcccttcctgtctgtacattgacccagtgtctcactgcagcccagactgagccccaccctgggccctccctgtctgtccattgacccagtgccccattggcgaccatccagccccggatatccggcagaatcagcgctgggggaccgggtgactgagtctcgtgaccctggcgctgggcctctgacgtcacaatgggagacgacgctcgctcagctcgagctggaaaccgttaaagggccgttaggatttaaacctggagcgcggccggttaaaggggagggacagagaatcggccaaaaatattcatataatgagaccaggaatggttataaattgaaatgttcatataatgagaccaggaatggttataaattgaaatgttcatataatgagaccaggaatggttataaattgaaatgttcacactcccactctcagtctgggtctgaattcctgcagtgactccaggtgtctatttccgtttgaactgaactgattcccccacagcctgaaacagattaaagattcaacaggaaataaacagattgaacaacagtgtaaataacagggagactggggtaaatatttcaataataattacagacaaatattacccataaaaagggattgaatcccattgatattttatttattacattgaacaTTAACGCAAACACTCACCAGATCCGCTCCAGATTCCTGctggtcagtatgagggagcggagagcggggacagatcggtctgtgaaggaattTGATCCCAGgtccagaaccgtcagtgaccggtttgtactgagagcggagacgagatcatcggtacaagaatctgagaGACTGACATCCcatagactggggatcagagagagagaaataacaggaatcatggTAAATCCCGAgtgtttatttgtattattattatttatactgATATTAATGTACCGTGTCAGATATCCAGTTGTTATGAACACAATCTCACAGAGTCTGGGACTTattccagttcctgtattttacagtccgggttcctcagagccgcagacagtagtttcactcctgaatctcccagtttattattactcaGTTTAAgcaccgtcagtgaccggtttgtactgagagcggtggagagatcctcggtacaagaagctgtgagatcgttatcacataacctggagatcagagagagagagagacagagacgagcagagataacaggaatcaaagtatatttccagtatttatttgcattattattatttatactgAGATTGATGTACCGTGTTAcatatccagttattataaacacaatctcacacagtctgatacttactccagtttctgtattttacagtccgggttcctcagagccgcagacaatagtttcactcctgaatctcccaattTATTGCTcgccagtctaaacacaaaaagACAGAGCGTGAGAGACAAACTGAGTCCAATCCCCGATCTAAtacaatttctctctgatattacaggaaacactgaaaaatcttcaggaaattaataaccagatttccctgtcacggacaatgaatctcactctgtCCAACTCCCCATAGATTCAGtgactgtcagtaaatgtatttattaaataaagtgctgtctgtgtgatgcctttaaatgtccctcagtccggtctcattccctgatgatcagaatgaccctcctggaggtcagtggccgatcccatcatgtttggggaaacttgtctcacttctgctgctgcttaaatcccagattttatgggaatgTGGCGATTTTCCCCGAATTAAATAATAAAGCGGTGATTTCCTGTACTTTATGCAGTATtatattaatctgtataatatctcggggTGAGTTATTTTGTGAAACGGCGCTAACGGCTGCTGTAAAATCCGTCCCCCAGGATTTCATGTGATAAGGAGTGTTTATTCTGTCCTGGTACAAGTTTTAAATGTCCATTTGCTCCTTGTTTacaggggaggggagtctctctctTTATGCCCATTAAACTGTCTCCATATTTATTTCAGGTGTAACGGGCCCGACAGTTTATGGGGAtttttctgaagttccctccccgagCGGGGCCTCACACACACGGGGGCAGATTATGGGAATATCCCGGGTTCACTGCCCCCTGGTTAACCCAGGAGTCTCCCGCTTTGTGTGGGGCCACACCGctggcctgtgtgtgtctgtactcctgggctaATACCCCACAACCCGTTAGATTGGAACGTTTTTACCGACAGATTTTAGTTCCAAAatcccactgaagtgtcggcctggattaatgagcgaggggcctgaatccacgaccttctgactcagaggcacgagtgctgccagctgggtgatgagatggtggatgtattggagagtgtgaagggctgtgtcattgatgagttaagataactTACCGACCtcctgcggggaaagctcagctcgcccactggcggttgactgcccgaaagctgtgttttgctctttgttattgaatgtttggtgtttctgcttccctctcctacacacgttgacagtccggtgaccgtcacttgcccccacacctcggtaagagggtgggatgctccgacacacagactgctgcaaTTAGTGTCAGTCTACGTGTAAGTAACAGTGAGAAGGAATCTCTTCAATGGACGTATCgcaggcagtgagaaaaacagcaataaatataatttattacaattaaattatcagactctttcagtgacctgtatttactgatccgataagGGCTGTGAAATCCTGACTGGTTCACCAGGATCCATTtaagattctccagtcctgaggGAATTACGAACCGATTCTTTTAttatttgtcatatttgtgttgaatctgcttctctctgatttaactgaactgtttgtttctCTTCATTACCgagcaacaatacaatccgtgactgttcTGCAATTGGCctaacagttagagacaaataaacagttacctcaaaacctggcatttgtgcagtgcgggtcccagccgctggagtgCTTCACACTGAATGTAGCAGTTCTCCAGATCGAGGAATTtaattgtatcacagagtccaatgacatgagacaacacagcacagtcaatcggggtcagtcgcaaTCCATTAAATGTAAGTGTTTCAACAGATCCGactgtgacccgagccagtgttttattctgagactcaaacaggtagtggaatgtgttcaggaggttccATTTCccagtttcactctctgtctttccaatctctccttcaaccttctccttcacccagtcaatcactccgcagattgtttgatgaagaaatggacccagaaactcctccaggggccgagctgactgtgaggaggagagaccaacaacaaaacggagaaatatctcaaatctcccatcttccttgctgtgggcttcactgaggagtttccggatgtcccctggatctggagtcaggaattgtgcgagtgcggctacaaactcttggatggtgaggtgcgggaatgtgtaaaccacactctgggcagaatcatctctctgcaaaagttccatcatgaacccagacaggaactgggaaggttgcagattgtacttgatcaaatctccatttctaaacacaatcttcttctcggagactccagtgaaggccatctcaccgatcttcagtaacacgtcacggggggattcaatctctcggccatggtttttcagaatgttgtaaatatagtaggaatatagttgggtgatggtcttgggaactcgctgatgtttcctgtctctttgtgtgaagaagggacccagtgacagaccgaggatccagcagtaggaagggttgtaacacatggtgtacaggatctcgttctcctccacatgtttgaaaacagctgctgccaccacctgatcttcaaaaaacttgttgaaatattccttccgttcttcaccaacaaatcccaggatttcagcccagacactgatctcagccttttccaataaatgtaatgcagtggggcggctggtcacgagcactgaacatcctgggagcagcttgtgctgtattaaactgtacacaatgtcagacacttcacaccagtcttcaggatctgtgcacatgtactgaggttctgtatttcttcgattgtcagcaaaatcgatactgtccttgaattcatctaaaccatcgaatataaacagtaatctctctgggttcttccagagctctcccagaatattcccaaagtaaggatacagatccagtgtcagattcctcaggtttattctgCAGTTAATCGCGTTCAATTcgcggaatttaaaactgaaaacaaattgaaagtgtgggtatattttcccagtggcccagtcataaacaatcttttgtaccattgttgtttttccaatccccgcgactccgctcactgctac
Coding sequences within it:
- the LOC137309805 gene encoding NACHT, LRR and PYD domains-containing protein 3-like isoform X1 produces the protein MAAAEDRIQAVEQQFQVLERRFRTMVERQKAAVKRGGGEQWFQTVEGWLQVAEERFREAERAQAEEEQRFQVMIGDDEDWFLDDEVWFLDDGDWFQVFPNLYSFVKERRFQPRMPKVAVMMGGDEERRVRARGLISRSLNRRPRGMWLNKVAEHQNLGTFVTTMAEGPNRGEDPTSSTRMRMETDPNTAITEFLTKCDDYQLFQLTKFYRDRLEQAIEEGVEGLSLMLTGEDHFSGQEYHKVTELAEKANRTDSSKLLLNLVMEKGSQARRKMWESFVKMYRLPKLDKILKEIQELGPDPFDYMNIGRGLSEIPNHLKDVQLKHKETLRVQTETLRVNTILIKEKVKIFQLVNLYTELTVISTVRDRTLVEHELLARGRDHEEWREKHLRRELEKIRTDQLFQSSFSRRKSKSGSSVAVSGVAGIGKTTMVQKIVYDWATGKIYPHFQFVFSFKFRELNAINCRINLRNLTLDLYPYFGNILGELWKNPERLLFIFDGLDEFKDSIDFADNRRNTEPQYMCTDPEDWCEVSDIVYSLIQHKLLPGCSVLVTSRPTALHLLEKAEISVWAEILGFVGEERKEYFNKFFEDQVVAAAVFKHVEENEILYTMCYNPSYCWILGLSLGPFFTQRDRKHQRVPKTITQLYSYYIYNILKNHGREIESPRDVLLKIGEMAFTGVSEKKIVFRNGDLIKYNLQPSQFLSGFMMELLQRDDSAQSVVYTFPHLTIQEFVAALAQFLTPDPGDIRKLLSEAHSKEDGRFEIFLRFVVGLSSSQSARPLEEFLGPFLHQTICGVIDWVKEKVEGEIGKTESETGKWNLLNTFHYLFESQNKTLARVTVGSVETLTFNGLRLTPIDCAVLSHVIGLCDTIKFLDLENCYIQCEALQRLGPALHKCQVLRLASNKLGDSGVKLLSAALRNPDCKIQKLDLWDVSLSDSCTDDLVSALSTNRSLTVLDLGSNSFTDRSVPALRSLILTSRNLERIWLWGNQFSSNGNRHLESLQEFRPRLRVGV
- the LOC137309805 gene encoding NACHT, LRR and PYD domains-containing protein 3-like isoform X2, translated to MAEGPNRGEDPTSSTRMRMETDPNTAITEFLTKCDDYQLFQLTKFYRDRLEQAIEEGVEGLSLMLTGEDHFSGQEYHKVTELAEKANRTDSSKLLLNLVMEKGSQARRKMWESFVKMYRLPKLDKILKEIQELGPDPFDYMNIGRGLSEIPNHLKDVQLKHKETLRVQTETLRVNTILIKEKVKIFQLVNLYTELTVISTVRDRTLVEHELLARGRDHEEWREKHLRRELEKIRTDQLFQSSFSRRKSKSGSSVAVSGVAGIGKTTMVQKIVYDWATGKIYPHFQFVFSFKFRELNAINCRINLRNLTLDLYPYFGNILGELWKNPERLLFIFDGLDEFKDSIDFADNRRNTEPQYMCTDPEDWCEVSDIVYSLIQHKLLPGCSVLVTSRPTALHLLEKAEISVWAEILGFVGEERKEYFNKFFEDQVVAAAVFKHVEENEILYTMCYNPSYCWILGLSLGPFFTQRDRKHQRVPKTITQLYSYYIYNILKNHGREIESPRDVLLKIGEMAFTGVSEKKIVFRNGDLIKYNLQPSQFLSGFMMELLQRDDSAQSVVYTFPHLTIQEFVAALAQFLTPDPGDIRKLLSEAHSKEDGRFEIFLRFVVGLSSSQSARPLEEFLGPFLHQTICGVIDWVKEKVEGEIGKTESETGKWNLLNTFHYLFESQNKTLARVTVGSVETLTFNGLRLTPIDCAVLSHVIGLCDTIKFLDLENCYIQCEALQRLGPALHKCQVLRLASNKLGDSGVKLLSAALRNPDCKIQKLDLWDVSLSDSCTDDLVSALSTNRSLTVLDLGSNSFTDRSVPALRSLILTSRNLERIWLWGNQFSSNGNRHLESLQEFRPRLRVGV